The window TTTAACTTGGATCTTTTAATTCATCAACTTGTCTTTCCTAACGGGCTCGCTCTTCGATTGCTCATCCGAGATCGATAAGCAGCCGGAGCTGGGCTGTGCGAGGCTTCTACGCAGACAGTAGGCGAGAAATGGATACTAAGCGTTGCTGGTTTTCAGCTTGTCACCGGTGATTCGGGGATAAGGAGGCGTGCGTGACACCGTCTTTGTCTGTCACAGagtcgggggggaggggggggcagaagGAGAAGGGGGCTTTTATACGGCGCGCTTAGAGGTTGCGGCGCAGGCAGGCAGCGACCCCCTCTGCGTTAAAGGCTGGAGCCAGGGACAGGGTAGGGCTCGGGTGGGTGGGAGGCTCTGAGTGACACCGCGGCCCCTCGCCCAGCCGTCTCTGCTCCTCCGTCACACCCTGCCTTTGTCCGCCCTTCTCCATCCCTCGTCCCTTTGTCTCCTTCGCGCTCGAGCTGCGCCTGCCTCCCGCCGCATCGGCAGGCTCCGATAACTCCCTCTTCTGCTCCCCAGCTCAAGCAGTGGAAAGCCTTTGAAGAAGAAAGCCAAACCGTGAGCCACATGGCGAAGTATTTCACCAGCCCGAGCAAGAGCTGCCGCTCGGTGTACAGCGAGGAGCAGCTCTACCAGCTGATAGGGGAGAAAAACTCCATGAAGCGGCTGCTCACCGAGGTACGGGGCTCTGCCGGCCCCCCTCGGCCGCACCggcttctccccttcccttttgtGGGCTGAAGGCTTTGCAGGGTGGGAAACCCTTCCCGACGCCCCAGTGCTCCCCTTTCCAGCCTCCTCCCTCCGGAGGGGAGAAGCCACTTTGTTTTGTCATCTCGCTCTGCACCCCAAAGCGCCAAAATTTAGGCATTATCTGGAGGGTTTCTAAAAAACATGTAGGGAGAAGAGCAGGAGAGCCTGGTTCCCACAGCCTGGTCAAACACGATTAATTCAGAGGGGAGATGCTCCATCTCAGGAAAGCCCCCAGCCTGCACTGCGTGGGTGGGAGCACCCCTGTTTGGAGAGCTGCCTGCCCCGGTGTGTCCCCCCTTCCCGCACCCACacctggggggctctgggggggctCCAGGGGAGGACGTGGTCACATACGCTGCAGCCCTGTTGCGGTTCTGCCCCAGAGCACCTCTCCatgcgggtggggggggggaggggggtgatacgttgggtttttttggcagtgcctgtttccaaaaCCGGTGGCATTTTCATACCCTCCGCCTGCCCCACGCTTGACGGGTGTGTTTGTTTGACGCAGAAAAACGCCGTGATCGAAAGCCTGCAGGAGCAAGTGAGCAGCGCCAAGGAGAAGCTGATGAGGCTGATGTCTGCAGAGAGCGGCTGCGATCCCCACGCACCGCCAGCAGCCCCCCGCACCCAGAGGTCAGGACAGCGTGGGGATGGACCAGGGGACCGCTGCCCCCCGGATCCGGAGCAGGATGAGTCGCAGCCTCCCTGCTTGCCGGGCACGCCGCCTCTTCGCAGCGATGCTCGGGACCTCCAGAGCCATGCCAGCCGCGAGCCCGTTTGCTCTCGGGTGCTGGTTTTTGACACGGGGGATGGCGTCGAACGTGGCCCGAAAGACGTCCAGGAGTGCGGGACACCcgaggggcaggggcagcctcCGGAGCAGCTGCCGGGCCAGGACATCTCATCTGGCGTGGCCTGGGAGACGTCCCCCAAAGTCAGCTACGTCAGCAGCGAGAAGCTGCGGGAAATCTTGCAAGAGCTGAGCCTGGATGGCAAAACCTATAGCCCGGCTTTACCTGGGGGATCCCCGCTTGGCAGCCCCCAAGGTGAACAGGGAGGAACGTGGGGGGCCCGGGAAGGCTACCTGGGCATCTGCACGCCCCTCAGCCCCTACCtggcgaggcggcggcggaggaTCCTGCTGCCCGCTGCTTCCACCCGCTTCCACGGACACGTCTCCCCTCGTGCCGGCCGCGGGGCGAAGGAGGCAGGCGGCTGGGGCGGTGGGGAATCGCCACGGATctccctggggagggaaggggagatggCTGGCGGAGGGCTCCTTCACCCTCCAGCACCATCCCCTCCAGCCATCCCTGGGGAGCTCTGCCTCCAGCCGGAGGGATGGCCAGGATGGCCGGAATCTTGGGATGCTTCGCCGTGTATCCCGCGGgaacggcggcggcggtggcggggcaCCCCGAGGGGACCCGCCGAGCCCTCCCTGCGCTCGCTGTACTATTACCCGGACTCggactccagcagcagcagcagctctgaggagATGTTTCACGGCTGCCACCGGCCCTGCTGCGAGGTCTGCTTCCAGAGCCCGCGCGGCtccctgggaagcagcagcacggACACGGACACAGAGCCCAGCGGTCGCGCGGGCCACCGGACAGAG is drawn from Accipiter gentilis chromosome 21, bAccGen1.1, whole genome shotgun sequence and contains these coding sequences:
- the GPR156 gene encoding probable G-protein coupled receptor 156 isoform X1: MEPGFNCSELCDGSSSFGSQEQQRRALQELCTVTVTSSDRSGKSSPSFSAALLGVVWTFLTGGVLLALFFLVFTIRFRKNRIVKMSSPNLNIVTLLGSGLTYTSAYLFGIQEQSLLSGDSVEKLIQVRLCLLCVGTSLVFGPVLGKSWRLYKVFTQRVPDKRVIIKDLQLLAMVAALVLADAVLLLTWVFSDPVQCFRSLSVSLRATEKGMTCSVSRVQSCASLYSDLWLVLILGFKSILLLYGTYLAGLTDNVSSPPVNQSLTLIVGVNLVFLAAGTVCLVHRFFRAWHNLLFGFTSGGIFVCTTTINCFIFVPQLKQWKAFEEESQTVSHMAKYFTSPSKSCRSVYSEEQLYQLIGEKNSMKRLLTEKNAVIESLQEQVSSAKEKLMRLMSAESGCDPHAPPAAPRTQRSGQRGDGPGDRCPPDPEQDESQPPCLPGTPPLRSDARDLQSHASREPVCSRVLVFDTGDGVERGPKDVQECGTPEGQGQPPEQLPGQDISSGVAWETSPKVSYVSSEKLREILQELSLDGKTYSPALPGGSPLGSPQGEQGGTWGAREGYLGICTPLSPYLARRRRRILLPAASTRFHGHVSPRAGRGAKEAGGWGGGESPRISLGREGEMAGGGLLHPPAPSPPAIPGELCLQPEGWPGWPESWDASPCIPRERRRRWRGTPRGPAEPSLRSLYYYPDSDSSSSSSSEEMFHGCHRPCCEVCFQSPRGSLGSSSTDTDTEPSGRAGHRTEQHGGPQPVVNFKEDLKPTFV
- the GPR156 gene encoding probable G-protein coupled receptor 156 isoform X2, producing the protein MPLSNCHRLPCFVSWRIVKMSSPNLNIVTLLGSGLTYTSAYLFGIQEQSLLSGDSVEKLIQVRLCLLCVGTSLVFGPVLGKSWRLYKVFTQRVPDKRVIIKDLQLLAMVAALVLADAVLLLTWVFSDPVQCFRSLSVSLRATEKGMTCSVSRVQSCASLYSDLWLVLILGFKSILLLYGTYLAGLTDNVSSPPVNQSLTLIVGVNLVFLAAGTVCLVHRFFRAWHNLLFGFTSGGIFVCTTTINCFIFVPQLKQWKAFEEESQTVSHMAKYFTSPSKSCRSVYSEEQLYQLIGEKNSMKRLLTEKNAVIESLQEQVSSAKEKLMRLMSAESGCDPHAPPAAPRTQRSGQRGDGPGDRCPPDPEQDESQPPCLPGTPPLRSDARDLQSHASREPVCSRVLVFDTGDGVERGPKDVQECGTPEGQGQPPEQLPGQDISSGVAWETSPKVSYVSSEKLREILQELSLDGKTYSPALPGGSPLGSPQGEQGGTWGAREGYLGICTPLSPYLARRRRRILLPAASTRFHGHVSPRAGRGAKEAGGWGGGESPRISLGREGEMAGGGLLHPPAPSPPAIPGELCLQPEGWPGWPESWDASPCIPRERRRRWRGTPRGPAEPSLRSLYYYPDSDSSSSSSSEEMFHGCHRPCCEVCFQSPRGSLGSSSTDTDTEPSGRAGHRTEQHGGPQPVVNFKEDLKPTFV